The following proteins are encoded in a genomic region of Astatotilapia calliptera chromosome 22, fAstCal1.2, whole genome shotgun sequence:
- the epb41a gene encoding protein 4.1 isoform X2, translated as MTTDEAESHQKKPRQQEEAGQGARPPTPEDDQLRPQNHNPAGRGLTRLFSSLLKRRSQCESEGGEKEDKEEEAKAPIADPEPELKTEGEVALDQHSVSSAEAQATQVEKKETDEDKVGKDKEKHEDKEGEVTVEKEEEKDKEKKEEEEESGPEEGSRGEKDEKTAEEEAKAPRAPRRPKTMQIKVTLLDDTQYECELDKHAKGQELFMKVCDHLNLLEKDYYGLAIWETPTMKTWMDLTKEIRRQVQGANYNFTFNVKFYPPDPAQLSEDITRYYLCLQLRKDILQGRLPCSFVTLALLGSYALQSELGEYDPEVHGSEYAKEMKMAQGQTKELEDKMMELHRTYRSMSPAQADLMFLENAKKLSMYGVDLHQAKDLDGVDIILGVCASGLMVYKDKLRINRFPWPKVLKVSYKRSSFFIKIRPSEVEHYESAIGFKLPNYKAAKKLWKVCVEHHTFFRLTSSEMATTPRKFLALGSKFRYSGRTQAQTRQASSLIDRPAPLFQRSSSKRNSRSLDGAMVSTPDNKSSRPVSAPVMSPVSPGEATPSPLLPTLPRSDHHDVSTPRGHRYSSRKAELLAQCLTTDSVKSHSAKSTPEIKKVGRRERRHAPSLAITNGEKERKSQHSLQDRKMEMVRVRKKRSKKLEGETIYIRHSNLMLEFNPKGLACTIFLSDSHFGLSGKSVLPQPLKDLDKTQTEIMRHHTSISELKRSFMESVPESRPSEWDKRLSTNSPFRTASINGQLQPASPVLKTQTITISDVTNSVRGTAAYKDIPLVHTETKTITYESAQPVDSVAERESGVLLSAQTITSETISTTTTTQITKTVKGGISETRIEKRIVITGDTEIDHDKALAQAIKEAKEQHPDMSVTKVVVHQETEITPE; from the exons ATGACAACAGACGAGGCAGAAAGTCACCAGAAAAAGCcgaggcagcaggaggaagCTGGCCAGGGCGCCAGACCTCCCACTCCAGAGGACGACCAGCTCCGACCTCAAAACCACAACCCTGCTGGCCGCGGTCTCACACGCCTCTTTTCCTCCCTCCTGAAAAGGCGTTCACAGTGTGAGAGCGAGGGTGGAGAAAAGGAGGACAAGGAGGAAGAAGCTAAAGCACCCATCGCTGACCCCGAACCTGAACTAAAAACAGAGGGCGAGGTCGCCCTTGACCAGCACTCAGTAAGCAGCGCTGAGGCTCAG GCTACCCAGGTAGAGAAGAAAGAGACTGACGAGGACAAGGTTGGAAAAGACAAGGAGAAACACGAGGACAAGGAAGGGGAGGTTACTgtggagaaagaagaggagaaggacaaagagaagaaggaggaggaggaggagtctgGCCCTGAAGAAGGCAGTAGGGGAGAAAAGGAcgagaaaacagcagaagaagaagccaAAGCTCCCAGAGCGCCGCGCCGACCCAAGACCATGCAGATCAAAGTCACACTGCTGGACGACACTCAGTACGAGTGTGAGCTGGAc aaACACGCTAAAGGCCAGGAGCTGTTCATGAAAGTGTGTGACCACCTGAACCTGCTGGAAAAAGACTACTACGGCCTGGCAATCTGGGAAACTCCCACTATGAAG ACTTGGATGGACCTGACCAAAGAGATCCGCAGGCAGGTACAAG GTGCCAACTATAATTTCACTTTCAATGTAAAATTCTATCCACCGGACCCAGCCCAGCTATCAGAAGACATCACAAG ATACTATCTTTGTCTCCAACTGCGAAAGGACATCCTCCAGGGCCGCCTTCCCTGCTCCTTCGTTACTTTGGCTCTGCTGGGCTCCTACGCTTTGCAGTCAGAACTTGGTGAATATGACCCTGAAGTGCACGGCAGTGAATATgctaaagaaatgaaaatggcCCAAGGTCaaaccaaggagctggaggACAAAATGATGGAGCTGCACCGCACATACAG ATCCATGAGCCCAGCGCAGGCAGATCTGATGTTCCTGGAGAATGCCAAGAAACTTTCCATGTATGGAGTGGACCTCCACCAGGCCAAG GATCTGGATGGAGTTGACATCATACTGGGGGTTTGTGCCAGTGGTCTGATGGTTTACAAAGATAAACTGAGGATCAACCGTTTCCCCTGGCCCAAAGTCCTCAAAGTCTCATACAAACGAAGCAGCTTCTTCATCAAAATAAGACCATCCGAG GTGGAACATTATGAGAGTGCCATTGGATTCAAGCTTCCCAACTACAAGGCAGCCAAAAAGCTGTGGAAAGTGTGTGTCGAACATCACACCTTCTTCAG GCTGACCTCCTCTGAGATGGCCACCACCCCAAGGAAGTTCCTAGCATTGGGCTCGAAGTTTCGTTACAGCGgtcggactcaggcgcagaccagACAGGCTAGCTCTCTGATTGACAGACCAGCTCCCCTTTTCCAGCGCTCCTCCAGCAAGAGGAACTCTCGCAGTCTGGATGGAG CAATGGTGTCGACTCCCGACAACAAGTCCAGTCGTCCTGTCAGTGCCCCTGTTATGTCACCAGTGTCACCTGGGGAGGCCACCCCGTCACCCCTGCTACCCACCCTGCCTCGTTCTGACCACCACGATGTCTCCACGCCCAGAGGACACCGATATTCCAGCAGAAAGGCAGAGCTACTGGCACAATGCCTGACAACTGACAGCGTCAAGAGCCACAGTGCCAAGTCTACTCCAGAGATTAAG AAGGTGGGCAGGAGAGAGCGGAGGCATGCCCCGTCTTTGGCCATCACTAATGGGGAAAAAGAACGAAAAAGCCAG CACTCTCTTCAGGACAGAAAGATGGAGATGGTTCGAGTGAGGAAG AAAAGATCAAAGAAACTTGAGGGTGAAACAATTTATATCAGACATAGCAATTTAATGTTGGAG TTTAACCCTAAAGGGTTGGCATGCACCATTTTCCTGTCTGACTCTCAT TTTGGTTTGTCTGGAAAATCTGTTCTTCCACAGCCTCTAAAG GACCTGGATAAGACCCAGACTGAAATTATGCGGCACCATACCAGCATCAGCGAGCTAAAAAGGAGTTTCATGGAGTCTGTACCGGAGTCTCGGCCCAGCGAGTGGGATAAGCGTCTTTCCACCAACTCTCCTTTCCGCACAGCGAGCATCAACGGTCAGCTCCAACCAGCA TCTCCTGTGCTAAAGACCCAGACAATCACCATCTCAGATGTTACCAATTCTGTAAGAGGAACTGCAGCCTACAAGGACATACCCTTAGTTCACACTGAAACCAAGACCATCACATACGAGTCAGCTCAG CCGGTGGACAGTGTGGCAGAGAGGGAGTCGGGAGTGCTGCTGAGTGCCCAGACGATTACTTCTGAGACCatcagcaccaccaccaccacccagaTCACCAAG ACGGTGAAAGGAGGGATCTCTGAGACTCGCATTGAAAAGAGAATTGTCATCACTGGGGACACAGAAATAGATCATGACAAG GCTTTGGCCCAGGCCATTAAAGAGGCAAAGGAGCAGCACCCAGATATGTCTGTCACCAAAGTGGTCGTGCATCAGGAGACGGAGATCACCCCAGAGTAA
- the epb41a gene encoding protein 4.1 isoform X9 codes for MTTDEAESHQKKPRQQEEAGQGARPPTPEDDQLRPQNHNPAGRGLTRLFSSLLKRRSQCESEGGEKEDKEEEAKAPIADPEPELKTEGEVALDQHSVSSAEAQATQVEKKETDEDKVGKDKEKHEDKEGEVTVEKEEEKDKEKKEEEEESGPEEGSRGEKDEKTAEEEAKAPRAPRRPKTMQIKVTLLDDTQYECELDKHAKGQELFMKVCDHLNLLEKDYYGLAIWETPTMKTWMDLTKEIRRQVQGANYNFTFNVKFYPPDPAQLSEDITRYYLCLQLRKDILQGRLPCSFVTLALLGSYALQSELGEYDPEVHGSEYAKEMKMAQGQTKELEDKMMELHRTYRSMSPAQADLMFLENAKKLSMYGVDLHQAKDLDGVDIILGVCASGLMVYKDKLRINRFPWPKVLKVSYKRSSFFIKIRPSEVEHYESAIGFKLPNYKAAKKLWKVCVEHHTFFRLTSSEMATTPRKFLALGSKFRYSGRTQAQTRQASSLIDRPAPLFQRSSSKRNSRSLDGAMVSTPDNKSSRPVSAPVMSPVSPGEATPSPLLPTLPRSDHHDVSTPRGHRYSSRKAELLAQCLTTDSVKSHSAKSTPEIKKVGRRERRHAPSLAITNGEKERKSQHSLQDRKMEMVRVRKKRSKKLEGETIYIRHSNLMLEQFGLSGKSVLPQPLKDLDKTQTEIMRHHTSISELKRSFMESVPESRPSEWDKRLSTNSPFRTASINGQLQPASPVLKTQTITISDVTNSVRGTAAYKDIPLVHTETKTITYESAQPVDSVAERESGVLLSAQTITSETISTTTTTQITKTVKGGISETRIEKRIVITGDTEIDHDKALAQAIKEAKEQHPDMSVTKVVVHQETEITPE; via the exons ATGACAACAGACGAGGCAGAAAGTCACCAGAAAAAGCcgaggcagcaggaggaagCTGGCCAGGGCGCCAGACCTCCCACTCCAGAGGACGACCAGCTCCGACCTCAAAACCACAACCCTGCTGGCCGCGGTCTCACACGCCTCTTTTCCTCCCTCCTGAAAAGGCGTTCACAGTGTGAGAGCGAGGGTGGAGAAAAGGAGGACAAGGAGGAAGAAGCTAAAGCACCCATCGCTGACCCCGAACCTGAACTAAAAACAGAGGGCGAGGTCGCCCTTGACCAGCACTCAGTAAGCAGCGCTGAGGCTCAG GCTACCCAGGTAGAGAAGAAAGAGACTGACGAGGACAAGGTTGGAAAAGACAAGGAGAAACACGAGGACAAGGAAGGGGAGGTTACTgtggagaaagaagaggagaaggacaaagagaagaaggaggaggaggaggagtctgGCCCTGAAGAAGGCAGTAGGGGAGAAAAGGAcgagaaaacagcagaagaagaagccaAAGCTCCCAGAGCGCCGCGCCGACCCAAGACCATGCAGATCAAAGTCACACTGCTGGACGACACTCAGTACGAGTGTGAGCTGGAc aaACACGCTAAAGGCCAGGAGCTGTTCATGAAAGTGTGTGACCACCTGAACCTGCTGGAAAAAGACTACTACGGCCTGGCAATCTGGGAAACTCCCACTATGAAG ACTTGGATGGACCTGACCAAAGAGATCCGCAGGCAGGTACAAG GTGCCAACTATAATTTCACTTTCAATGTAAAATTCTATCCACCGGACCCAGCCCAGCTATCAGAAGACATCACAAG ATACTATCTTTGTCTCCAACTGCGAAAGGACATCCTCCAGGGCCGCCTTCCCTGCTCCTTCGTTACTTTGGCTCTGCTGGGCTCCTACGCTTTGCAGTCAGAACTTGGTGAATATGACCCTGAAGTGCACGGCAGTGAATATgctaaagaaatgaaaatggcCCAAGGTCaaaccaaggagctggaggACAAAATGATGGAGCTGCACCGCACATACAG ATCCATGAGCCCAGCGCAGGCAGATCTGATGTTCCTGGAGAATGCCAAGAAACTTTCCATGTATGGAGTGGACCTCCACCAGGCCAAG GATCTGGATGGAGTTGACATCATACTGGGGGTTTGTGCCAGTGGTCTGATGGTTTACAAAGATAAACTGAGGATCAACCGTTTCCCCTGGCCCAAAGTCCTCAAAGTCTCATACAAACGAAGCAGCTTCTTCATCAAAATAAGACCATCCGAG GTGGAACATTATGAGAGTGCCATTGGATTCAAGCTTCCCAACTACAAGGCAGCCAAAAAGCTGTGGAAAGTGTGTGTCGAACATCACACCTTCTTCAG GCTGACCTCCTCTGAGATGGCCACCACCCCAAGGAAGTTCCTAGCATTGGGCTCGAAGTTTCGTTACAGCGgtcggactcaggcgcagaccagACAGGCTAGCTCTCTGATTGACAGACCAGCTCCCCTTTTCCAGCGCTCCTCCAGCAAGAGGAACTCTCGCAGTCTGGATGGAG CAATGGTGTCGACTCCCGACAACAAGTCCAGTCGTCCTGTCAGTGCCCCTGTTATGTCACCAGTGTCACCTGGGGAGGCCACCCCGTCACCCCTGCTACCCACCCTGCCTCGTTCTGACCACCACGATGTCTCCACGCCCAGAGGACACCGATATTCCAGCAGAAAGGCAGAGCTACTGGCACAATGCCTGACAACTGACAGCGTCAAGAGCCACAGTGCCAAGTCTACTCCAGAGATTAAG AAGGTGGGCAGGAGAGAGCGGAGGCATGCCCCGTCTTTGGCCATCACTAATGGGGAAAAAGAACGAAAAAGCCAG CACTCTCTTCAGGACAGAAAGATGGAGATGGTTCGAGTGAGGAAG AAAAGATCAAAGAAACTTGAGGGTGAAACAATTTATATCAGACATAGCAATTTAATGTTGGAG CAGTTTGGTTTGTCTGGAAAATCTGTTCTTCCACAGCCTCTAAAG GACCTGGATAAGACCCAGACTGAAATTATGCGGCACCATACCAGCATCAGCGAGCTAAAAAGGAGTTTCATGGAGTCTGTACCGGAGTCTCGGCCCAGCGAGTGGGATAAGCGTCTTTCCACCAACTCTCCTTTCCGCACAGCGAGCATCAACGGTCAGCTCCAACCAGCA TCTCCTGTGCTAAAGACCCAGACAATCACCATCTCAGATGTTACCAATTCTGTAAGAGGAACTGCAGCCTACAAGGACATACCCTTAGTTCACACTGAAACCAAGACCATCACATACGAGTCAGCTCAG CCGGTGGACAGTGTGGCAGAGAGGGAGTCGGGAGTGCTGCTGAGTGCCCAGACGATTACTTCTGAGACCatcagcaccaccaccaccacccagaTCACCAAG ACGGTGAAAGGAGGGATCTCTGAGACTCGCATTGAAAAGAGAATTGTCATCACTGGGGACACAGAAATAGATCATGACAAG GCTTTGGCCCAGGCCATTAAAGAGGCAAAGGAGCAGCACCCAGATATGTCTGTCACCAAAGTGGTCGTGCATCAGGAGACGGAGATCACCCCAGAGTAA
- the epb41a gene encoding protein 4.1 isoform X11, translating into MTTDEAESHQKKPRQQEEAGQGARPPTPEDDQLRPQNHNPAGRGLTRLFSSLLKRRSQCESEGGEKEDKEEEAKAPIADPEPELKTEGEVALDQHSVSSAEAQATQVEKKETDEDKVGKDKEKHEDKEGEVTVEKEEEKDKEKKEEEEESGPEEGSRGEKDEKTAEEEAKAPRAPRRPKTMQIKVTLLDDTQYECELDKHAKGQELFMKVCDHLNLLEKDYYGLAIWETPTMKTWMDLTKEIRRQVQGANYNFTFNVKFYPPDPAQLSEDITRYYLCLQLRKDILQGRLPCSFVTLALLGSYALQSELGEYDPEVHGSEYAKEMKMAQGQTKELEDKMMELHRTYRSMSPAQADLMFLENAKKLSMYGVDLHQAKDLDGVDIILGVCASGLMVYKDKLRINRFPWPKVLKVSYKRSSFFIKIRPSEVEHYESAIGFKLPNYKAAKKLWKVCVEHHTFFRLTSSEMATTPRKFLALGSKFRYSGRTQAQTRQASSLIDRPAPLFQRSSSKRNSRSLDGAMVSTPDNKSSRPVSAPVMSPVSPGEATPSPLLPTLPRSDHHDVSTPRGHRYSSRKAELLAQCLTTDSVKSHSAKSTPEIKKVGRRERRHAPSLAITNGEKERKSQHSLQDRKMEMVRVRKKRSKKLEGETIYIRHSNLMLEDLDKTQTEIMRHHTSISELKRSFMESVPESRPSEWDKRLSTNSPFRTASINGQLQPASPVLKTQTITISDVTNSVRGTAAYKDIPLVHTETKTITYESAQPVDSVAERESGVLLSAQTITSETISTTTTTQITKTVKGGISETRIEKRIVITGDTEIDHDKALAQAIKEAKEQHPDMSVTKVVVHQETEITPE; encoded by the exons ATGACAACAGACGAGGCAGAAAGTCACCAGAAAAAGCcgaggcagcaggaggaagCTGGCCAGGGCGCCAGACCTCCCACTCCAGAGGACGACCAGCTCCGACCTCAAAACCACAACCCTGCTGGCCGCGGTCTCACACGCCTCTTTTCCTCCCTCCTGAAAAGGCGTTCACAGTGTGAGAGCGAGGGTGGAGAAAAGGAGGACAAGGAGGAAGAAGCTAAAGCACCCATCGCTGACCCCGAACCTGAACTAAAAACAGAGGGCGAGGTCGCCCTTGACCAGCACTCAGTAAGCAGCGCTGAGGCTCAG GCTACCCAGGTAGAGAAGAAAGAGACTGACGAGGACAAGGTTGGAAAAGACAAGGAGAAACACGAGGACAAGGAAGGGGAGGTTACTgtggagaaagaagaggagaaggacaaagagaagaaggaggaggaggaggagtctgGCCCTGAAGAAGGCAGTAGGGGAGAAAAGGAcgagaaaacagcagaagaagaagccaAAGCTCCCAGAGCGCCGCGCCGACCCAAGACCATGCAGATCAAAGTCACACTGCTGGACGACACTCAGTACGAGTGTGAGCTGGAc aaACACGCTAAAGGCCAGGAGCTGTTCATGAAAGTGTGTGACCACCTGAACCTGCTGGAAAAAGACTACTACGGCCTGGCAATCTGGGAAACTCCCACTATGAAG ACTTGGATGGACCTGACCAAAGAGATCCGCAGGCAGGTACAAG GTGCCAACTATAATTTCACTTTCAATGTAAAATTCTATCCACCGGACCCAGCCCAGCTATCAGAAGACATCACAAG ATACTATCTTTGTCTCCAACTGCGAAAGGACATCCTCCAGGGCCGCCTTCCCTGCTCCTTCGTTACTTTGGCTCTGCTGGGCTCCTACGCTTTGCAGTCAGAACTTGGTGAATATGACCCTGAAGTGCACGGCAGTGAATATgctaaagaaatgaaaatggcCCAAGGTCaaaccaaggagctggaggACAAAATGATGGAGCTGCACCGCACATACAG ATCCATGAGCCCAGCGCAGGCAGATCTGATGTTCCTGGAGAATGCCAAGAAACTTTCCATGTATGGAGTGGACCTCCACCAGGCCAAG GATCTGGATGGAGTTGACATCATACTGGGGGTTTGTGCCAGTGGTCTGATGGTTTACAAAGATAAACTGAGGATCAACCGTTTCCCCTGGCCCAAAGTCCTCAAAGTCTCATACAAACGAAGCAGCTTCTTCATCAAAATAAGACCATCCGAG GTGGAACATTATGAGAGTGCCATTGGATTCAAGCTTCCCAACTACAAGGCAGCCAAAAAGCTGTGGAAAGTGTGTGTCGAACATCACACCTTCTTCAG GCTGACCTCCTCTGAGATGGCCACCACCCCAAGGAAGTTCCTAGCATTGGGCTCGAAGTTTCGTTACAGCGgtcggactcaggcgcagaccagACAGGCTAGCTCTCTGATTGACAGACCAGCTCCCCTTTTCCAGCGCTCCTCCAGCAAGAGGAACTCTCGCAGTCTGGATGGAG CAATGGTGTCGACTCCCGACAACAAGTCCAGTCGTCCTGTCAGTGCCCCTGTTATGTCACCAGTGTCACCTGGGGAGGCCACCCCGTCACCCCTGCTACCCACCCTGCCTCGTTCTGACCACCACGATGTCTCCACGCCCAGAGGACACCGATATTCCAGCAGAAAGGCAGAGCTACTGGCACAATGCCTGACAACTGACAGCGTCAAGAGCCACAGTGCCAAGTCTACTCCAGAGATTAAG AAGGTGGGCAGGAGAGAGCGGAGGCATGCCCCGTCTTTGGCCATCACTAATGGGGAAAAAGAACGAAAAAGCCAG CACTCTCTTCAGGACAGAAAGATGGAGATGGTTCGAGTGAGGAAG AAAAGATCAAAGAAACTTGAGGGTGAAACAATTTATATCAGACATAGCAATTTAATGTTGGAG GACCTGGATAAGACCCAGACTGAAATTATGCGGCACCATACCAGCATCAGCGAGCTAAAAAGGAGTTTCATGGAGTCTGTACCGGAGTCTCGGCCCAGCGAGTGGGATAAGCGTCTTTCCACCAACTCTCCTTTCCGCACAGCGAGCATCAACGGTCAGCTCCAACCAGCA TCTCCTGTGCTAAAGACCCAGACAATCACCATCTCAGATGTTACCAATTCTGTAAGAGGAACTGCAGCCTACAAGGACATACCCTTAGTTCACACTGAAACCAAGACCATCACATACGAGTCAGCTCAG CCGGTGGACAGTGTGGCAGAGAGGGAGTCGGGAGTGCTGCTGAGTGCCCAGACGATTACTTCTGAGACCatcagcaccaccaccaccacccagaTCACCAAG ACGGTGAAAGGAGGGATCTCTGAGACTCGCATTGAAAAGAGAATTGTCATCACTGGGGACACAGAAATAGATCATGACAAG GCTTTGGCCCAGGCCATTAAAGAGGCAAAGGAGCAGCACCCAGATATGTCTGTCACCAAAGTGGTCGTGCATCAGGAGACGGAGATCACCCCAGAGTAA
- the epb41a gene encoding protein 4.1 isoform X4: MTTDEAESHQKKPRQQEEAGQGARPPTPEDDQLRPQNHNPAGRGLTRLFSSLLKRRSQCESEGGEKEDKEEEAKAPIADPEPELKTEGEVALDQHSVSSAEAQATQVEKKETDEDKVGKDKEKHEDKEGEVTVEKEEEKDKEKKEEEEESGPEEGSRGEKDEKTAEEEAKAPRAPRRPKTMQIKVTLLDDTQYECELDKHAKGQELFMKVCDHLNLLEKDYYGLAIWETPTMKTWMDLTKEIRRQVQGANYNFTFNVKFYPPDPAQLSEDITRYYLCLQLRKDILQGRLPCSFVTLALLGSYALQSELGEYDPEVHGSEYAKEMKMAQGQTKELEDKMMELHRTYRSMSPAQADLMFLENAKKLSMYGVDLHQAKDLDGVDIILGVCASGLMVYKDKLRINRFPWPKVLKVSYKRSSFFIKIRPSEVEHYESAIGFKLPNYKAAKKLWKVCVEHHTFFRLTSSEMATTPRKFLALGSKFRYSGRTQAQTRQASSLIDRPAPLFQRSSSKRNSRSLDGAMVSTPDNKSSRPVSAPVMSPVSPGEATPSPLLPTLPRSDHHDVSTPRGHRYSSRKAELLAQCLTTDSVKSHSAKSTPEIKKVGRRERRHAPSLAITNGEKERKSQHSLQDRKMEMVRVRKKRSKKLEGETIYIRHSNLMLEFNPKGLACTIFLSDSHPLKDLDKTQTEIMRHHTSISELKRSFMESVPESRPSEWDKRLSTNSPFRTASINGQLQPASPVLKTQTITISDVTNSVRGTAAYKDIPLVHTETKTITYESAQLSLPQPVDSVAERESGVLLSAQTITSETISTTTTTQITKTVKGGISETRIEKRIVITGDTEIDHDKALAQAIKEAKEQHPDMSVTKVVVHQETEITPE, translated from the exons ATGACAACAGACGAGGCAGAAAGTCACCAGAAAAAGCcgaggcagcaggaggaagCTGGCCAGGGCGCCAGACCTCCCACTCCAGAGGACGACCAGCTCCGACCTCAAAACCACAACCCTGCTGGCCGCGGTCTCACACGCCTCTTTTCCTCCCTCCTGAAAAGGCGTTCACAGTGTGAGAGCGAGGGTGGAGAAAAGGAGGACAAGGAGGAAGAAGCTAAAGCACCCATCGCTGACCCCGAACCTGAACTAAAAACAGAGGGCGAGGTCGCCCTTGACCAGCACTCAGTAAGCAGCGCTGAGGCTCAG GCTACCCAGGTAGAGAAGAAAGAGACTGACGAGGACAAGGTTGGAAAAGACAAGGAGAAACACGAGGACAAGGAAGGGGAGGTTACTgtggagaaagaagaggagaaggacaaagagaagaaggaggaggaggaggagtctgGCCCTGAAGAAGGCAGTAGGGGAGAAAAGGAcgagaaaacagcagaagaagaagccaAAGCTCCCAGAGCGCCGCGCCGACCCAAGACCATGCAGATCAAAGTCACACTGCTGGACGACACTCAGTACGAGTGTGAGCTGGAc aaACACGCTAAAGGCCAGGAGCTGTTCATGAAAGTGTGTGACCACCTGAACCTGCTGGAAAAAGACTACTACGGCCTGGCAATCTGGGAAACTCCCACTATGAAG ACTTGGATGGACCTGACCAAAGAGATCCGCAGGCAGGTACAAG GTGCCAACTATAATTTCACTTTCAATGTAAAATTCTATCCACCGGACCCAGCCCAGCTATCAGAAGACATCACAAG ATACTATCTTTGTCTCCAACTGCGAAAGGACATCCTCCAGGGCCGCCTTCCCTGCTCCTTCGTTACTTTGGCTCTGCTGGGCTCCTACGCTTTGCAGTCAGAACTTGGTGAATATGACCCTGAAGTGCACGGCAGTGAATATgctaaagaaatgaaaatggcCCAAGGTCaaaccaaggagctggaggACAAAATGATGGAGCTGCACCGCACATACAG ATCCATGAGCCCAGCGCAGGCAGATCTGATGTTCCTGGAGAATGCCAAGAAACTTTCCATGTATGGAGTGGACCTCCACCAGGCCAAG GATCTGGATGGAGTTGACATCATACTGGGGGTTTGTGCCAGTGGTCTGATGGTTTACAAAGATAAACTGAGGATCAACCGTTTCCCCTGGCCCAAAGTCCTCAAAGTCTCATACAAACGAAGCAGCTTCTTCATCAAAATAAGACCATCCGAG GTGGAACATTATGAGAGTGCCATTGGATTCAAGCTTCCCAACTACAAGGCAGCCAAAAAGCTGTGGAAAGTGTGTGTCGAACATCACACCTTCTTCAG GCTGACCTCCTCTGAGATGGCCACCACCCCAAGGAAGTTCCTAGCATTGGGCTCGAAGTTTCGTTACAGCGgtcggactcaggcgcagaccagACAGGCTAGCTCTCTGATTGACAGACCAGCTCCCCTTTTCCAGCGCTCCTCCAGCAAGAGGAACTCTCGCAGTCTGGATGGAG CAATGGTGTCGACTCCCGACAACAAGTCCAGTCGTCCTGTCAGTGCCCCTGTTATGTCACCAGTGTCACCTGGGGAGGCCACCCCGTCACCCCTGCTACCCACCCTGCCTCGTTCTGACCACCACGATGTCTCCACGCCCAGAGGACACCGATATTCCAGCAGAAAGGCAGAGCTACTGGCACAATGCCTGACAACTGACAGCGTCAAGAGCCACAGTGCCAAGTCTACTCCAGAGATTAAG AAGGTGGGCAGGAGAGAGCGGAGGCATGCCCCGTCTTTGGCCATCACTAATGGGGAAAAAGAACGAAAAAGCCAG CACTCTCTTCAGGACAGAAAGATGGAGATGGTTCGAGTGAGGAAG AAAAGATCAAAGAAACTTGAGGGTGAAACAATTTATATCAGACATAGCAATTTAATGTTGGAG TTTAACCCTAAAGGGTTGGCATGCACCATTTTCCTGTCTGACTCTCAT CCTCTAAAG GACCTGGATAAGACCCAGACTGAAATTATGCGGCACCATACCAGCATCAGCGAGCTAAAAAGGAGTTTCATGGAGTCTGTACCGGAGTCTCGGCCCAGCGAGTGGGATAAGCGTCTTTCCACCAACTCTCCTTTCCGCACAGCGAGCATCAACGGTCAGCTCCAACCAGCA TCTCCTGTGCTAAAGACCCAGACAATCACCATCTCAGATGTTACCAATTCTGTAAGAGGAACTGCAGCCTACAAGGACATACCCTTAGTTCACACTGAAACCAAGACCATCACATACGAGTCAGCTCAG TTATCTCTCCCACAGCCGGTGGACAGTGTGGCAGAGAGGGAGTCGGGAGTGCTGCTGAGTGCCCAGACGATTACTTCTGAGACCatcagcaccaccaccaccacccagaTCACCAAG ACGGTGAAAGGAGGGATCTCTGAGACTCGCATTGAAAAGAGAATTGTCATCACTGGGGACACAGAAATAGATCATGACAAG GCTTTGGCCCAGGCCATTAAAGAGGCAAAGGAGCAGCACCCAGATATGTCTGTCACCAAAGTGGTCGTGCATCAGGAGACGGAGATCACCCCAGAGTAA